In Neorhizobium galegae, the following proteins share a genomic window:
- a CDS encoding DUF4159 domain-containing protein — MSALIFANPAILFGLIALPVIWWLLRLTPPRPKAEVFPPLRILATVLKREETPSKSPWWLTLLRMLLAAAVILAIADPVMNPRANSLNAGGPLVLVVDNGWATAADWERRVQTANLLIDDAESADVPVSITFTADASHEAVPGTAAAARDKLTAASPKPLVPDRARAAKAVGEAMNGTRPGTLAILSDGMAAGSDNDAMSTLAALSPAEMRLIEGDGHSAVALTDAVNNAAAMSVTATRLSTASAQQMNVNALDAQGRALASGTLQFAAGSGTATAEIASPFELRNDFARLSIDGLATAGAAHLLDDGFKRRRIALLAGESGSDFQPLLQPLYYISRALLPYADVIQPNTADLSVAIPQILQGNPSAIILADVGRLPSETYAPLQRWIAQGGTLIRFAGPRLAAAPADDPLVPVILRQGERALGGAMSWSEPQSLADFPGFGPFAGLPRAADITVTRQVLAEPTPDLAERTWASLADGTPLVTEKEVEAGRIVLFHTSAEATWSNLPLSGNFVEMLRRLVQLARAGGAVSSGSATDAAAATLAPYRLLTADGVLTTETGTARPIAIAANQVPVASFDHPPGLYGTEDGFTAVNLLAPKTVIARFDPTTAGRPLVREGLAGGEAVSLRPALFAAAFALLILDSLVVLFMNGAFSRVPTRRRTAGSAAAMIAALAFGLFALMPGQSQAQEMAPGAGTKPGDEQILERLDTTHLAYVVTGERDVDSISEQGLEGLSQFLTYRTTLEPGAPVGLDITKDELAFYPIIYWPISATAPMPSQAAISRIDAYMRNGGTVLFDTRDQYSSLDGGGTTPNGERLQAILANIDIPPLEPTPADHVLTRSFYLLTNFPGRYTGSPLWVEARQEAKNTGAQLSSSGDGVTPLLITGNDFAGAWAVDSQGGPVLPTVPPDEMQREYAYRSGVNIMMYMLTGNYKADQVHVPALLERLGQ, encoded by the coding sequence ATGAGCGCGCTCATCTTCGCAAATCCCGCCATTCTCTTCGGCCTGATCGCGCTGCCCGTGATCTGGTGGCTGCTGCGGCTCACCCCGCCGCGCCCGAAGGCGGAAGTTTTTCCGCCGCTGAGAATTCTCGCAACGGTTCTCAAGCGCGAGGAGACGCCGTCGAAAAGCCCCTGGTGGCTGACGCTGCTGCGTATGCTGCTGGCCGCCGCCGTGATCCTGGCGATCGCCGATCCGGTGATGAACCCGCGCGCCAACTCCCTGAATGCCGGCGGCCCGCTGGTGCTTGTCGTCGACAACGGCTGGGCGACCGCGGCCGACTGGGAGCGCCGCGTCCAGACCGCCAACCTCCTGATCGATGACGCCGAAAGCGCCGACGTACCGGTATCGATCACCTTCACAGCCGATGCCAGCCATGAGGCCGTGCCCGGCACCGCAGCGGCTGCCCGCGACAAGCTGACGGCCGCCAGCCCCAAACCGCTGGTTCCGGATCGCGCCCGCGCCGCCAAGGCCGTCGGCGAAGCCATGAACGGCACCCGTCCCGGCACGCTCGCCATCCTCTCCGACGGCATGGCCGCCGGCAGCGACAACGACGCCATGTCGACGCTCGCAGCCCTCTCGCCCGCCGAGATGCGGCTGATCGAAGGCGACGGCCACAGCGCCGTAGCGCTGACTGACGCGGTGAACAATGCCGCCGCCATGTCCGTGACGGCGACCCGTCTCTCGACGGCATCGGCGCAGCAGATGAACGTCAACGCGCTGGACGCGCAAGGACGCGCGCTCGCTTCCGGCACCCTGCAGTTTGCCGCAGGCTCCGGAACCGCCACCGCCGAGATCGCCTCGCCGTTCGAACTGCGCAACGATTTCGCCCGGCTGAGTATTGACGGGCTTGCCACGGCCGGCGCCGCGCATCTGCTCGACGACGGCTTCAAGCGCCGCCGCATCGCGCTTCTCGCCGGCGAAAGCGGCAGCGACTTCCAGCCGCTCCTGCAGCCGCTCTATTACATCAGCCGCGCGCTCCTGCCCTATGCGGACGTCATCCAGCCGAACACCGCCGATCTTTCGGTCGCCATCCCGCAGATCCTGCAGGGCAATCCGTCCGCCATCATCCTCGCCGATGTCGGCCGCCTACCCTCGGAAACCTACGCGCCGCTGCAGCGATGGATCGCTCAAGGAGGCACGCTGATCCGCTTTGCCGGCCCGCGGCTTGCCGCAGCGCCCGCCGACGATCCGCTGGTGCCGGTCATCCTGCGCCAGGGCGAACGCGCTCTCGGCGGCGCCATGTCCTGGTCGGAGCCACAGTCGCTCGCCGATTTCCCGGGCTTCGGCCCCTTCGCCGGCCTGCCGCGCGCCGCCGACATCACGGTCACCCGCCAGGTTCTCGCCGAACCGACGCCGGATCTTGCCGAACGCACCTGGGCAAGCCTTGCCGACGGAACGCCTCTGGTCACCGAAAAGGAAGTCGAGGCCGGCCGCATCGTGCTCTTCCACACCAGCGCCGAGGCGACCTGGTCGAACCTGCCGCTGTCTGGCAATTTCGTCGAAATGCTCCGCCGTCTCGTCCAGCTCGCGCGCGCCGGCGGTGCTGTCTCGTCCGGCTCTGCCACCGATGCCGCTGCCGCGACCCTCGCCCCTTATCGCCTTCTGACCGCCGACGGCGTCCTCACCACCGAAACCGGAACGGCCCGTCCGATCGCGATTGCCGCCAACCAGGTGCCGGTCGCGAGCTTCGACCATCCGCCGGGCCTCTACGGCACGGAAGACGGTTTCACTGCCGTCAACCTGCTGGCGCCCAAAACCGTGATCGCCCGCTTCGATCCGACGACAGCCGGTCGCCCGCTGGTGCGCGAAGGCCTTGCGGGCGGCGAAGCCGTGTCGCTGCGCCCGGCGCTGTTTGCAGCCGCCTTCGCGCTCCTGATCCTCGACAGCCTTGTGGTGCTCTTCATGAACGGCGCCTTCTCCCGCGTGCCGACCCGCCGCCGGACAGCCGGCAGTGCCGCGGCGATGATCGCGGCCCTCGCCTTCGGCCTCTTCGCCCTGATGCCCGGCCAATCCCAGGCACAGGAAATGGCGCCCGGCGCCGGCACCAAACCCGGCGACGAGCAGATCCTCGAACGCCTCGACACGACCCACCTCGCCTATGTCGTGACAGGCGAGCGGGACGTCGACAGCATTTCCGAACAGGGCCTCGAAGGGCTGAGCCAGTTCCTCACCTACCGCACGACGCTGGAACCCGGCGCGCCGGTCGGCCTCGACATCACCAAGGACGAACTCGCCTTCTACCCGATCATCTACTGGCCGATTTCCGCCACCGCGCCGATGCCCAGCCAAGCGGCGATCTCCCGCATCGACGCTTACATGCGCAATGGCGGCACGGTGCTCTTCGACACCCGCGACCAGTATTCGTCGCTCGACGGCGGCGGCACCACGCCGAATGGCGAACGCCTGCAGGCGATCCTCGCCAATATCGACATCCCGCCGCTGGAGCCGACGCCGGCCGACCACGTGCTGACCCGTTCCTTCTACCTGCTCACCAATTTCCCCGGCCGCTACACCGGCAGCCCCCTCTGGGTCGAGGCGCGGCAGGAAGCCAAGAACACCGGCGCCCAGCTCTCCTCCAGCGGCGACGGCGTGACCCCGCTGCTGATCACCGGCAACGATTTTGCCGGCGCCTGGGCCGTCGACAGTCAGGGTGGGCCTGTTCTGCCGACCGTCCCC